The following coding sequences lie in one Alloacidobacterium dinghuense genomic window:
- a CDS encoding glycosyltransferase family 2 protein, which yields MGKPLSVAIITKNEEANLPRTLESVRWADEVVVVDSGSTDRTIEIASLFGAKVIREGWRGFGKQKNLAIEHCTSEWVLSLDADEEVSEALAQEITQLMEMTPDIHAYFVLRRNLFLDRWIRHGGYYPDPKLRLFRKGAAWFEERAVHETLRHTGPTRTLRGDLIHHAYPTIENYIEHMNRYSTLGAEQASSKNKTSRSWPAFLWNVLLNPAATFFYNYVLRLGFLDGREGLLLHLYHSAYVSWKYAKAWYAAKG from the coding sequence ATGGGAAAGCCTCTTTCTGTAGCCATCATCACCAAAAACGAAGAAGCAAATCTGCCGCGAACATTGGAAAGCGTTCGCTGGGCAGATGAAGTCGTCGTCGTCGACTCCGGTTCTACGGACAGGACCATCGAGATTGCTTCCCTGTTCGGAGCGAAGGTGATCCGCGAAGGGTGGCGTGGGTTTGGGAAGCAGAAGAATCTAGCGATAGAGCATTGCACCAGTGAATGGGTGTTGTCACTCGACGCCGACGAAGAGGTCAGCGAAGCGCTCGCGCAGGAAATTACACAGTTAATGGAAATGACTCCTGACATACACGCATATTTTGTGCTGCGGCGGAATCTCTTTCTTGACCGCTGGATCAGACACGGCGGCTATTACCCTGATCCCAAGTTGAGGCTCTTTCGCAAAGGCGCTGCTTGGTTCGAAGAGCGAGCGGTGCATGAGACGCTGCGACACACCGGACCGACCCGCACGCTGCGCGGCGACCTGATCCACCACGCCTACCCCACGATTGAGAACTACATCGAGCACATGAACCGCTACAGTACACTGGGCGCAGAGCAGGCGAGTTCGAAGAACAAAACCAGCCGGAGCTGGCCTGCATTCTTGTGGAATGTGCTTCTCAACCCTGCTGCAACGTTTTTCTACAATTATGTCCTCCGTCTTGGGTTTCTCGACGGACGCGAGGGACTTCTCCTGCACCTTTATCACTCCGCCTATGTGAGCTGGAAATATGCCAAGGCATGGTACGCGGCAAAAGGCTAG
- a CDS encoding zinc-dependent metalloprotease, producing the protein MKLPRRFFALPLFLALSLPCMSQTPPVQPVSIAQKTAAMQKLDGYFPIAWDAKEGKLYLEIDTFGKDFLFLDSLPYGVGSNDLGLDRGQLGRGRVVRFYRSGPKVLLIERNLEYRSSSPSADEQLDVTQSFAESVLWGFKVEAEDGDKVLVDATDFFLHDAHGVAERLEENKQGTYHLETTRSAILMEGTKNFPLNTEVESVLTFTTEGPVHAPLVASVTPDAHAVTVHEHYSFIQLPDDGYKPRAFDPRSGYFDVSYRDYSAPLGQSVDIHLISRHRLQKKDPTAATSEPVKPIVYYVDRGAPEPIRTALVEGASWWNQAFEAAGFRNAFQVKVLPEGADPMDVRYNVIQWVHRSTRGWSYGAGVIDPRTGEIIKGQVTVGSLRARQDYLIAEAVLAPYEQGKPVPDAMREMVLARIRQLAAHEVGHTLGLAHNFAASSIAPGTSVMDYPHPWITLKPDGTPDLSHAYTTGIGSWDKVAITYGYSDFPQGTDEHKALDTILRKTTDSGLIFITDEDSRPLGSANPRSHLWDNGADPAAELERILTVRAAALKRFGENAIQPGQPMAQLEDTLVPLYLLHRYQTEAASKEIGGLDYRYAIRGDGQLITSIVSPADQQRALDAVLRTLDPFALTLPQSLLEILSPRPPAYPTTRESFPGRTGLTFDPQGAVESAANLTASLLFEPARASRLVEYKLRNSSLPGLDDVINQTLKATWYAPRQATITLATQLTVEDVVLRHLLSLAASPTASPEAKAIALSETDQLNTWLKGKAGDANAPALLHAHWVAAQNEIATFSKDPLKFATPAELETPPGQPIGDDDDF; encoded by the coding sequence ATGAAGCTGCCGCGCCGTTTCTTTGCCCTTCCGCTGTTCCTCGCCCTGTCCCTGCCGTGTATGTCGCAAACACCGCCCGTGCAGCCTGTCTCTATCGCACAAAAGACCGCAGCGATGCAGAAACTTGACGGATACTTTCCCATCGCGTGGGATGCGAAGGAAGGCAAGCTCTATCTTGAGATCGACACCTTCGGCAAGGACTTTCTCTTTCTCGATTCCCTTCCTTATGGTGTCGGCTCAAACGATCTTGGACTAGACCGGGGGCAGTTAGGCCGGGGACGCGTGGTACGCTTCTATCGCAGCGGCCCTAAGGTGCTGCTGATCGAGCGCAATCTCGAGTACCGCTCGAGCTCACCGAGCGCCGACGAGCAGCTTGATGTCACGCAATCGTTCGCTGAATCCGTTCTTTGGGGCTTCAAAGTTGAAGCCGAGGATGGCGACAAAGTTCTCGTCGATGCGACCGACTTTTTCTTGCATGACGCACACGGAGTGGCCGAGCGGCTGGAGGAAAACAAACAGGGCACTTACCATCTCGAAACAACACGAAGCGCCATCCTGATGGAAGGCACAAAAAACTTTCCCCTCAACACTGAAGTTGAATCTGTGCTCACTTTCACGACCGAAGGCCCGGTGCACGCGCCGCTGGTGGCCTCTGTGACTCCCGACGCACATGCAGTCACGGTGCATGAGCACTATTCATTCATCCAGCTGCCCGACGACGGATACAAACCGCGCGCCTTCGATCCTCGCTCTGGATATTTCGACGTCAGCTATCGCGATTATTCGGCTCCGCTGGGTCAATCGGTGGACATCCACCTCATCTCGCGCCATCGCTTGCAGAAAAAAGACCCGACTGCGGCAACCAGCGAGCCCGTCAAGCCGATCGTCTATTATGTGGATCGCGGCGCACCGGAGCCGATCCGCACTGCTCTTGTGGAAGGAGCGAGTTGGTGGAATCAGGCATTTGAGGCGGCCGGCTTCAGGAACGCCTTCCAGGTGAAAGTGCTACCTGAAGGAGCGGATCCCATGGATGTGCGCTACAACGTCATCCAATGGGTGCACCGCTCTACGCGTGGCTGGTCCTATGGCGCGGGTGTGATCGATCCACGCACCGGCGAGATCATCAAAGGACAGGTAACGGTTGGCTCGCTGCGCGCGCGTCAGGATTACCTGATTGCGGAAGCTGTGCTCGCTCCTTACGAACAAGGCAAGCCTGTTCCAGACGCGATGAGAGAGATGGTGCTCGCGCGCATCCGCCAGCTCGCCGCCCACGAAGTAGGACACACGCTCGGCCTTGCGCACAATTTTGCCGCCAGTTCCATCGCGCCCGGAACGTCGGTGATGGACTATCCGCATCCATGGATCACGCTCAAGCCAGATGGCACGCCAGATCTCTCGCACGCCTACACCACCGGTATCGGAAGCTGGGATAAGGTCGCGATCACCTACGGATACTCCGATTTCCCACAGGGTACTGACGAACACAAAGCCCTCGACACGATCTTGCGCAAGACCACCGACAGTGGACTCATCTTCATTACCGATGAGGATTCGCGTCCACTCGGAAGCGCTAATCCGCGCTCGCACTTGTGGGACAACGGCGCTGACCCAGCGGCGGAACTGGAGCGCATTCTCACAGTCCGCGCTGCCGCTTTGAAGCGGTTCGGCGAGAACGCGATTCAGCCGGGTCAGCCAATGGCGCAACTGGAAGATACGCTCGTGCCGCTGTATCTTTTGCACCGCTATCAAACAGAGGCCGCCAGTAAAGAGATTGGTGGTCTCGATTATCGCTATGCGATTCGAGGCGACGGTCAGTTGATCACAAGCATCGTCTCTCCCGCCGATCAGCAAAGAGCTCTGGATGCAGTGCTACGCACGCTCGATCCGTTTGCTCTTACACTCCCGCAGTCACTGCTTGAAATTTTGTCGCCGCGCCCCCCGGCCTATCCAACCACTCGCGAGTCTTTTCCAGGACGCACCGGTCTCACCTTCGACCCGCAGGGCGCGGTGGAGTCCGCAGCAAACCTGACGGCAAGCCTTCTCTTTGAACCGGCACGTGCGAGCCGTCTTGTCGAATACAAGCTGCGAAACAGTTCGCTGCCCGGACTCGATGACGTCATCAACCAGACCCTGAAGGCCACCTGGTATGCGCCACGCCAGGCAACGATCACTTTAGCTACGCAGCTCACAGTAGAGGATGTTGTCCTCCGCCACCTGCTTTCCTTGGCGGCGTCCCCAACCGCCTCACCGGAGGCCAAAGCGATCGCCCTGTCGGAAACCGATCAACTCAACACCTGGCTTAAAGGCAAAGCAGGCGACGCAAACGCTCCGGCGTTGCTGCATGCACACTGGGTAGCAGCGCAAAACGAGATCGCTACTTTCAGCAAGGACCCATTAAAATTCGCAACCCCTGCAGAACTTGAGACGCCGCCAGGGCAACCGATTGGCGACGACGACGACTTCTAA
- a CDS encoding acyl-CoA mutase large subunit family protein: protein MPDAPPTNSLTSNASVERARWDKHTLDPALSKTPERPIGAATGSNLDDKGRARFSTISGVPVDRLYTEADLPDDWESNLGAPGQPPYTRGIHPNGYSGKLWTMRQFSGFASPEETNQRYKYLLANGGSGLSVAFDLPTLMGCDSDDPQSEGEVGKCGVAIDSLEDMETLFSGINLERTTVSMTINSPASVIWAMYLEVAERQGADLAKISGTLQNDILKEYIAQKEYIYPPAPSMRLVVDTFEFGSRFTPRFNPISISGYHIREAGSTAQQELAFTLYDGIEYVEWALRRGLAIDDFAPRLSFFFNSHNDFFEEIAKFRAARKIWYRVMTERYGARNPRSTWMRFHTQTAGVSLTAQQPKNNIARVAIQALAAVLGGTQSLHTDAYDEALALPTEDAVRIALRTQQILAYESGVADVADPLGGSYFVERLTFEMEKAAFEYFEKLDAMGGMVRAIEHGFPQKEIAQASYDYQRAVEAGEKIIVGVNEYVVEEPSPEILYIDESVRDAQTAKLKKLRRNRSNEAVARSLLALCQAAEKEPSAVTDGVSSTNTLPYLLDCVKAHATVGEICNALKKVMGTYEETSIA from the coding sequence ATGCCGGATGCGCCGCCAACAAACTCGCTCACGTCCAATGCATCCGTGGAACGGGCCCGATGGGACAAGCACACTCTTGACCCAGCCCTGAGCAAGACTCCTGAGCGCCCCATAGGCGCGGCAACGGGCAGCAATCTTGACGACAAAGGCCGGGCCAGATTCTCGACGATCTCGGGTGTGCCGGTCGACCGCTTGTACACAGAAGCAGATCTTCCCGACGACTGGGAATCCAATCTCGGCGCACCCGGCCAACCGCCCTACACGCGTGGCATTCATCCCAACGGATATAGTGGCAAGCTCTGGACGATGCGTCAGTTCTCGGGCTTTGCCTCGCCGGAAGAAACCAACCAACGCTACAAATATCTGTTGGCAAACGGTGGCAGCGGTCTTTCTGTCGCCTTCGATCTTCCCACCCTGATGGGCTGCGACTCAGACGATCCGCAGAGTGAAGGCGAAGTCGGCAAATGTGGGGTTGCCATCGATTCGCTTGAAGATATGGAGACGCTATTCTCCGGCATCAATCTTGAGCGGACCACCGTTTCGATGACGATCAACTCGCCCGCAAGCGTCATCTGGGCCATGTATCTTGAGGTCGCTGAGCGGCAGGGCGCGGACCTTGCAAAAATCTCGGGCACGCTGCAGAACGACATCCTTAAGGAGTACATCGCGCAGAAGGAGTACATCTATCCGCCCGCTCCGTCGATGCGCCTCGTGGTCGACACCTTTGAATTCGGATCGCGCTTTACGCCGCGCTTCAACCCGATCTCAATTTCCGGGTACCACATCCGGGAAGCAGGCTCGACCGCACAGCAGGAGCTAGCCTTCACGCTCTACGACGGTATCGAGTATGTGGAGTGGGCGCTTCGCCGCGGCCTCGCCATCGACGACTTTGCGCCGCGACTCAGCTTCTTCTTCAATTCGCACAATGACTTCTTTGAGGAGATCGCGAAATTCCGTGCCGCGCGCAAAATCTGGTATCGCGTCATGACAGAGCGCTACGGCGCAAGAAATCCCCGATCGACGTGGATGCGCTTCCATACGCAGACTGCTGGAGTCTCGCTCACAGCCCAGCAGCCGAAAAACAACATTGCGCGTGTTGCGATCCAAGCGCTGGCGGCGGTGCTCGGGGGAACGCAATCCCTGCACACCGATGCCTATGACGAAGCTCTGGCGCTGCCAACGGAAGACGCCGTCCGCATCGCTCTGCGAACACAACAGATTCTCGCCTACGAATCAGGAGTCGCAGATGTGGCCGATCCGCTTGGAGGCTCGTACTTCGTAGAGCGGCTGACGTTCGAGATGGAGAAGGCCGCCTTTGAATATTTCGAAAAGCTGGATGCTATGGGTGGCATGGTGCGCGCTATCGAGCACGGCTTTCCGCAGAAAGAAATTGCACAAGCAAGCTACGACTATCAGCGAGCAGTGGAAGCGGGCGAAAAGATTATTGTCGGCGTCAACGAATACGTGGTCGAGGAGCCATCGCCGGAGATTCTCTACATCGATGAGTCGGTGCGCGATGCGCAAACGGCAAAATTGAAGAAGCTGCGTCGTAACCGCTCCAATGAAGCAGTAGCCCGGTCATTGCTCGCTCTTTGCCAGGCCGCCGAAAAAGAACCATCGGCGGTTACAGATGGAGTTTCCTCCACGAACACGCTGCCGTATCTCCTCGATTGCGTAAAGGCTCACGCGACGGTTGGCGAAATCTGCAATGCGCTGAAGAAGGTGATGGGAACCTACGAAGAAACCAGCATCGCCTAA
- a CDS encoding LacI family DNA-binding transcriptional regulator, with amino-acid sequence MGDDRQEKQEQPNNGEPINLKQLAAILQLSQTTVSLVLNNSPSAKSIPTRTRERVLQAARKFHYRPNYFARSLRKNRSMSIGVMTPDLSEGYFTMVMNGVEEYLMRAQYFYFTASHYWDQDLMIEYPRMLAERAVDGFLFLNTPSEIRSPLPTVAISAHNNSPGVTNIILDHSKAAELALRHLYDLGHRKIAFIKGPNIIPDTEYRWRSILEVARQLNLKVQAEHCIQLDADSWSPEVGFEPMRDLLARTRDFTAIFCFNDISAIGVIRAIYDAGLSVPEDISVIGFDDIMSAAYHKPSLTTVRQPLREMGREGAQILLDMISNPEKQFPEEIVMQPELIIRESTGLAAVQRGKRRA; translated from the coding sequence ATGGGTGATGACCGCCAAGAGAAGCAAGAGCAGCCAAACAACGGTGAGCCAATCAATCTAAAGCAGCTTGCCGCGATTCTCCAGCTTTCGCAGACGACAGTTTCGCTGGTGCTGAACAATTCGCCGTCGGCCAAATCTATACCGACTCGCACTCGTGAGCGCGTGCTTCAGGCTGCCAGAAAATTTCACTATCGTCCAAATTATTTCGCCCGCTCACTGCGCAAGAATCGCAGCATGTCGATCGGCGTCATGACTCCCGATCTCAGCGAAGGCTATTTCACCATGGTCATGAACGGCGTCGAAGAGTATCTGATGCGCGCGCAATATTTTTACTTTACTGCCAGCCACTATTGGGATCAGGACCTGATGATCGAGTATCCGCGCATGCTCGCCGAGCGCGCCGTCGATGGATTTCTATTCCTGAATACTCCATCTGAAATCCGTAGCCCGCTGCCTACCGTCGCCATCTCTGCTCATAACAACTCGCCGGGCGTAACCAACATCATCCTTGACCACTCAAAGGCTGCAGAGCTTGCTCTTCGGCACCTCTACGATCTTGGACACCGGAAAATCGCTTTCATCAAAGGACCCAATATCATTCCTGACACCGAGTATCGCTGGCGCTCCATACTTGAAGTGGCGCGACAGCTCAATCTCAAGGTACAGGCTGAGCACTGCATTCAACTCGATGCTGACAGCTGGTCGCCAGAAGTTGGCTTCGAGCCAATGCGCGATCTACTCGCGCGCACACGCGACTTCACAGCAATCTTCTGCTTTAACGATATCTCTGCAATTGGAGTCATACGTGCCATCTACGATGCCGGACTGAGCGTGCCTGAAGACATTTCCGTGATCGGATTCGACGACATCATGAGCGCCGCCTACCACAAACCGAGTCTCACAACAGTGAGGCAGCCGCTGCGCGAAATGGGCCGCGAAGGTGCTCAGATATTGCTCGATATGATTTCGAATCCCGAAAAGCAGTTCCCGGAAGAGATCGTCATGCAGCCGGAGCTCATCATTCGAGAGTCGACCGGGCTTGCCGCTGTGCAACGCGGCAAGCGCCGCGCCTGA
- a CDS encoding DUF1641 domain-containing protein, with amino-acid sequence MAKPIEIKPQPRNAREELQRRLDNAPVEHADAMLSLYELLQQLYDSRTLDLLRGALGAGDEVLNHVVRLTTQPESVRSIRNLLIMAKLLSSIDPETLHRISAMLPQAVEQSENGDPPSLWALLGRFRSKDSRRALAAGATLLESVGRELNWKK; translated from the coding sequence ATGGCCAAGCCGATTGAAATCAAGCCGCAGCCCCGCAATGCGCGCGAAGAGTTGCAGCGCCGTCTGGACAACGCGCCTGTAGAACACGCGGACGCGATGCTTTCGCTGTACGAATTACTCCAGCAACTGTATGACTCCAGAACACTCGATCTTTTGCGCGGAGCACTGGGCGCGGGTGATGAAGTGCTGAATCACGTCGTCCGCCTCACGACGCAGCCTGAGTCTGTGCGCAGCATTCGCAACCTGCTGATCATGGCCAAACTGCTGAGCAGCATCGATCCCGAAACCCTGCACCGCATTTCGGCAATGCTGCCGCAAGCGGTAGAGCAGTCTGAGAATGGAGATCCGCCATCCCTGTGGGCGCTCTTGGGACGTTTCCGTTCGAAGGACAGTAGGCGCGCACTTGCAGCCGGCGCAACTTTGCTTGAAAGCGTTGGGCGCGAACTCAATTGGAAGAAGTGA
- the fdhF gene encoding formate dehydrogenase subunit alpha, with protein sequence MSTVETSSGHLISSLPDSPIHAPSCEITLDGVSASGYVGEHLIDAINRTGKEVPQVCYHHHLGPIQTCDTCMVEVDGKLVRACGTKVAAGMHVVTESQRAHDAQHEAFDRILGNHLLYCTVCDNNNGNCTLHNTTAMLNVEHQQRPYKPKPYEKDMSNPFYRYDPDQCILCGRCVEACQNVQVNETLSIRWEDDHPRVLWDGGEKIGGSSCVSCGHCVTVCPCNALMEKSMLGEAGYFTHWPAKALEGMIDLVKEIEPEVGYGPILQLSETESAMRKVRTKITKTVCTYCGVGCSYDIWTRDRHILKIEPSEGAANNISTCVKGKFGWDFVNHPDRLQKPLIREGDGFREASWEEALDMVARRLGEIRAAHGPDALGFISSSKCTNEENYLMQKLARAVVGTNNVDNCSRYCQSPATQGLFRTVGYGGDSGSISDIAQSSLVLIIGSNTAESHPVLATRVKRAHKLHGQTLIVADIREHEMARRSDIHLRPLPGTDLVWLSAIAKYIIDNGKAKTDFIHQWVNKFDEYRKSLEPFTMDHAAQVTGIPKETLIKVAEEIIAAPSMCVLWAMGVTQHCGGSDTSTAISNLLLTTGNYMRPGTGAYPLRGHNNVQGASDFGCMPAYFAGYEKVVDEEVRKRYEQGWGVDLPTSKGLDNHEMVDAVHEGKVKGIYLFGEDMYSADSNANYVGAAFSMLDFFVVQDIFFSETCRYADVVLPASPSLEKEGTFTSTERRIQRLYQVFEPLGESKPDWKIVQEIARRLGAKWNYTHPADVMHEAASLSPMFAGVTYDRLAGYKTLQWPVALDGTDQPLLYTERFNFHDGKANFYPLEWIPPCDVMDAEFDLHLNNGRMLEHFHEGNMTYRVAGVHEETPNRFVEVSPELAENRGISTGQWVDITSRHGEIRTQVLVTDRVSGNQLYMPLNSPEKPANLLTGSFTDRTTHTPAYKETPVKMKVLPWRGENPLPRINFRYGTPTPQKGVEVERKWKRVDYKMPGNGLVQIQTDK encoded by the coding sequence ATGAGCACAGTAGAAACTTCCTCCGGACACTTGATCTCCAGTTTGCCTGATTCGCCCATACATGCTCCTTCCTGTGAAATTACTCTCGATGGGGTTTCGGCCTCCGGCTATGTCGGCGAGCATCTGATTGATGCGATCAATCGCACAGGCAAGGAAGTGCCACAGGTCTGCTATCACCATCATCTCGGACCGATCCAGACGTGCGATACCTGCATGGTAGAGGTGGACGGCAAGCTGGTTCGCGCCTGCGGAACGAAGGTAGCTGCCGGAATGCATGTGGTGACGGAATCGCAAAGAGCGCATGATGCGCAGCATGAGGCCTTCGACCGCATTCTTGGCAATCACCTGCTTTACTGCACGGTCTGCGACAACAATAACGGCAACTGTACGCTGCACAACACCACGGCGATGCTGAATGTCGAGCATCAGCAGCGCCCCTATAAGCCGAAGCCGTATGAGAAGGACATGTCGAACCCTTTCTATCGCTACGACCCAGATCAGTGCATCTTATGCGGGCGTTGTGTCGAAGCGTGCCAGAACGTGCAGGTGAATGAGACGCTTTCGATTCGATGGGAAGACGACCATCCGCGCGTGTTGTGGGACGGTGGTGAGAAGATCGGCGGATCGAGTTGTGTGAGTTGCGGGCATTGCGTCACAGTGTGTCCGTGTAATGCATTAATGGAGAAGTCAATGCTGGGCGAGGCTGGGTATTTTACGCATTGGCCGGCCAAGGCCCTGGAGGGAATGATCGATCTGGTGAAAGAGATCGAGCCGGAGGTTGGATACGGACCGATTCTTCAGCTCTCTGAAACCGAATCGGCAATGCGCAAGGTGCGAACCAAAATAACGAAGACCGTCTGCACCTACTGTGGCGTCGGATGCTCGTATGACATCTGGACCAGAGACCGGCACATTCTGAAAATTGAGCCGAGTGAGGGTGCGGCGAACAACATCTCAACCTGCGTGAAGGGCAAATTCGGATGGGATTTTGTGAATCATCCGGACCGCCTGCAGAAGCCGCTGATCCGCGAAGGCGATGGCTTTCGCGAAGCGAGTTGGGAAGAAGCACTCGACATGGTTGCGCGCCGACTGGGCGAGATCAGGGCAGCTCATGGACCAGATGCGCTCGGATTCATCTCATCTTCTAAGTGCACGAACGAAGAAAACTATCTGATGCAGAAGCTGGCGCGTGCTGTAGTCGGTACAAATAACGTGGACAACTGCTCGCGTTACTGCCAGTCTCCAGCTACGCAGGGACTCTTTCGCACCGTAGGGTACGGCGGAGATTCGGGATCGATCAGCGACATTGCGCAGTCATCGTTGGTGTTGATTATCGGAAGCAATACAGCGGAGAGCCATCCGGTGCTTGCGACGCGCGTGAAGCGGGCGCACAAACTGCATGGCCAAACGTTGATTGTGGCTGATATTCGCGAGCACGAGATGGCACGGCGCTCAGATATTCACCTTCGGCCACTGCCTGGCACGGACCTCGTGTGGCTCTCGGCGATTGCAAAATACATTATCGACAACGGCAAGGCGAAGACGGACTTCATCCATCAATGGGTGAATAAGTTCGACGAGTACAGGAAGAGCCTTGAGCCCTTCACGATGGACCATGCAGCACAGGTCACGGGCATTCCGAAAGAGACGCTGATAAAGGTTGCTGAAGAGATCATTGCGGCTCCTTCCATGTGTGTGCTGTGGGCGATGGGCGTGACGCAGCATTGCGGAGGCTCAGACACTTCCACCGCGATATCAAATCTTCTGCTTACGACCGGAAATTACATGCGTCCGGGGACAGGAGCCTATCCGCTGCGTGGACACAACAATGTGCAGGGCGCAAGCGATTTTGGCTGTATGCCAGCGTATTTCGCCGGCTACGAAAAGGTGGTCGACGAAGAGGTGCGGAAGCGTTACGAGCAGGGATGGGGAGTAGATCTCCCGACCAGCAAGGGGCTCGACAATCACGAAATGGTCGACGCTGTGCACGAAGGCAAGGTGAAAGGGATTTACCTCTTCGGCGAAGACATGTACAGCGCCGATTCGAATGCCAACTACGTGGGCGCGGCCTTTTCTATGCTCGACTTCTTTGTGGTGCAGGATATCTTCTTCAGCGAAACGTGCCGTTATGCCGACGTGGTGCTGCCCGCAAGCCCGAGCCTCGAAAAAGAGGGGACGTTTACGAGTACAGAGCGTCGTATCCAGCGGCTCTATCAGGTGTTTGAACCTCTGGGCGAAAGTAAACCGGACTGGAAAATTGTGCAGGAAATTGCCAGGCGCCTCGGCGCGAAGTGGAACTATACGCATCCCGCAGATGTGATGCATGAGGCCGCATCTCTTTCTCCGATGTTCGCAGGCGTTACATATGACCGGCTCGCCGGATACAAAACACTGCAGTGGCCGGTAGCGCTGGATGGTACGGATCAGCCGCTGCTCTACACCGAGAGATTTAACTTCCATGATGGCAAGGCAAATTTTTATCCGCTGGAATGGATTCCTCCGTGCGATGTGATGGATGCCGAGTTTGACCTTCATCTGAATAACGGCCGCATGCTCGAACATTTCCATGAAGGAAACATGACCTATCGGGTTGCCGGAGTGCACGAAGAGACTCCGAATCGATTCGTGGAGGTATCACCGGAATTGGCCGAGAATCGCGGCATTTCAACGGGTCAATGGGTGGACATCACGTCGCGACACGGCGAGATTCGCACGCAGGTGCTGGTGACGGATCGGGTGAGCGGAAATCAGCTGTATATGCCGCTAAATTCGCCGGAGAAGCCCGCAAATCTGCTGACCGGAAGTTTTACCGACAGGACTACGCATACGCCTGCTTATAAAGAAACTCCGGTGAAGATGAAGGTGTTGCCATGGCGCGGTGAAAATCCACTACCGCGCATCAACTTCCGCTATGGCACGCCCACGCCGCAAAAAGGTGTCGAGGTAGAACGCAAGTGGAAACGTGTCGACTACAAAATGCCCGGCAATGGATTGGTGCAGATTCAGACGGATAAATAG
- a CDS encoding aldo/keto reductase, with protein MQFVNLGSTGLKVSRICLGTMTYGSKKWREWVLEEDESKTFFRRALEAGINFFDTADMYSLGVSEEITGRALKEFGSSRDKVVIATKLFNPMGDDPNQRGLSRKHIFHSIDDSLRRLGTDYIDLYQIHRFDYETPIEETLEALDDLVRSGKVLYLGASSMFAWQFQQMLHTSDTLGLNRFVTMQNHYNLVYREEEREMIPLCEDQGIGLIPWSPLARGFLAGNRSRQDRGETLRAKTDAFAHELYYRDSDFTIVDRVTEIAKKRGVSNAQIALAWMLSKPAVAAPIIGASKPHHLDDALAALDVHLSEEELRALEEPYEPHPILGHK; from the coding sequence ATGCAGTTTGTGAATCTGGGGTCTACTGGACTCAAAGTTTCTCGTATTTGCCTTGGAACCATGACCTACGGTTCGAAAAAGTGGCGTGAATGGGTGTTAGAAGAAGACGAGAGCAAAACTTTTTTCCGCCGCGCGCTGGAAGCAGGCATCAATTTCTTCGACACCGCCGATATGTATTCTCTCGGCGTAAGCGAAGAGATTACCGGCCGCGCGCTGAAAGAGTTCGGCTCCTCACGCGATAAGGTTGTCATCGCCACCAAGCTTTTCAATCCGATGGGTGATGACCCAAACCAACGCGGTCTCTCGCGCAAGCACATCTTCCATTCGATTGACGACAGTCTGCGCCGCCTCGGCACCGACTATATCGACTTGTACCAGATTCACCGCTTCGACTATGAAACGCCGATCGAAGAAACACTCGAAGCGCTGGACGACCTGGTGCGCTCCGGAAAGGTTCTCTATCTCGGCGCGTCGTCGATGTTCGCCTGGCAGTTCCAGCAGATGCTGCACACGTCAGACACTCTGGGACTCAACCGCTTCGTCACCATGCAGAACCACTACAACCTCGTCTACCGCGAGGAAGAGCGCGAGATGATTCCTCTCTGCGAAGACCAGGGCATCGGCCTTATTCCCTGGAGCCCGCTCGCGCGCGGCTTTCTTGCCGGAAACCGCAGCCGCCAGGACCGTGGCGAAACCCTTCGCGCCAAAACCGATGCCTTCGCCCACGAACTCTATTACCGCGACTCAGACTTTACCATCGTGGACCGCGTGACAGAGATTGCCAAGAAACGCGGCGTCAGCAATGCGCAGATTGCGCTCGCCTGGATGCTGTCGAAGCCGGCAGTTGCCGCACCAATCATTGGAGCCAGCAAGCCACATCATCTGGACGATGCTCTTGCAGCGCTCGATGTTCATCTCAGCGAAGAAGAGCTCAGAGCGCTCGAAGAACCATACGAGCCGCATCCGATTCTTGGTCACAAGTAG